In Lolium rigidum isolate FL_2022 chromosome 7, APGP_CSIRO_Lrig_0.1, whole genome shotgun sequence, the DNA window AATAAATAATTTTCAATAACAATGCTTACCTCGAAGTTGAGTAACCAGTCACACTTTGGACCATGGTCCTCACAGAGAAAATCAGGCTGACCCACACGAATTCCCTGAAAACGTGCAGGCATTTGTTCATCCCAGTCCACTGGTTCTGCCAGCGGGCCTATGGCCCGACCAGCCAACGGTAGGCCCAGTAAGTAAGACACGTCCtgcagagtaggggccatctctccCCAACGAAAGTGGAACGTGTGagtctcgggcctccaccgatccACTAGGCTGGTCAGCAGTGAGTGGTCGTACCGAAGGCGCTTGATTGGCGTGCCCCCTCGCTCACCGATGACCTCTGACATAGTGGCCTCAACCAACCGAGCGAAAGGTAGAAGTCCAGCCCACTTCAACCTACAAATTCATATAAGAATCCAATGAGTATGTGTGAGTACTTCAAATTAAATATATCAAATATAATCCCACGTACCTCTGAACCCAACCGGGGTGTATCCGCAATTCCGATTAGCTCCGCGTGTCACCGGTGTGGGAAGGCTATTAGGACTTGCCTCTAGCTTCGCCGCACGGTGCGCCTTCTCAACGTCCCTACCGAGCAACGATCTTCCTGCCATTTCTGTAAACAACAAAACATATTTGCAAAATTCACATGACATAATACGAATATATATTTAAGTAACATACAGGACCACAATAAAATTGCAAAGTAGTTCCATACTTATTACAAATTCATTGTTCACTACATAAATTACAGTAACATAGTTTCACATTTGAGATTGCAAAGTAGTTCCATACTTATTACAAATTCGTTGTTCAGTACATAAAATTGCAAATAAGTTTCGAAGTAGCGCCTCGCCGCCTAGTTTCTTCCCCTTCCGCGACGTCCCCTTGTGCCTCGCTGCCCCCTTCCTGGTGGGCCAGTGCCGAAGGTTGTACAATTACTGTCCCAATGGCCAAATTGATTGCATAGGAAACATTGTCGCGTTGGCCCTCCAGCTtcagattcatccatatcattccgGATGCGCTGCGATGGCCGTCTACCGATGGCTGTCCTCAGTAGCGTTGGGTTTGGGATATATCGCCTTTCACCAGGGTTTACAGTGTTGAAATTTCCCATTGACCGAAATCCTTCCAGCTCACCGGTCCAGGTGTTGAGCACGGCCTCCTTAAGATAATACGGAGAGACGAACGAGATTTCCGACATCCCCAGGACACCACAAACAGCTAACACATGTGAGCAAGGAAGATGAAGCAACTTTGGTTTGTTGCATGTGCACTCGCAAGTTGGCCTTTCTTCATTGCCAATTTTCACATCATGCGTTCGCTGCGGATTCCCACACCCGAACCTATCTGTAGGTAAGCGTACTTCGAACCTTCTTTCCACATTACCAATTTGAACAATAGGGAGATGCTtagctttctccttcttcttatgCATGTACTCCATAATCTTCGAACAATATGGAGTGGCTGGTTTGTTCAGCATGTGCATCCGAGCCTTCTCACGTCTCTCTCTGTAATATTTAAGCCGTGCCCATGAAAATACCCTCTACTATAGCTGTAAGTGGCAAAGCTCTATTGCCTCTCAGCACAAAGTTATACGACTCTGCGAGGTTGGTTGTCATGACGCCGTATCTAGCTCCATGTGTATCGTGCAACAAAGACCACCTCTCCGTAGGCTCATGCTCTATCCACTGCTCAAAGTTTTTAATCTGCCTTCCCTGCCTTCTCCTTGTTCCGGGCGGGTCAAATCCGGGCAAGTCGCACAGACCTTGGGATGCCTCATAAACTGGTGCTTCTACCGCTGTTGTTCCTGCTGCAACGACCTGCATATGTGCTGCTATGTTTGCATCTCGAGCTACTTTCCTCTCCACAACTTGTTTCTTCGTCAACTCCTGCAGTTTGCTACGCAAAAAATTATACTTCCACTGCTGGTTCCGGATGCACAGACCTCTTGAAGACATTCATAAGGTCCTTTTTCCTGAATTGTGTGTAAAAATTGGCCCCCAGGTGGCGCATGCACCAACGGCTCTCAATGTCAATCCATGGAGTTTCTTGCCCAGGTTCTTTCAGTGTCTTAATAGCTTTCAGTATACCTGCATGCCTGTCATGAAGGATGCAAACATTCGGCTTGTCCTTTACAATTGAAATCTTCAAGCTGCTCGAAAAACCATAACCAGCTTTCGGTGTTCTCACTCTTCACGAAAGCAAAAGCGAGTGGCACGATTTGATTGTTTCCGTCCATTCCAATGGCGGTCAAGATTTGACCCTTGTACTGACCGGTCAGAAACGTGTCGTCGACACATAACACGGGTCGACAGTGTCTGAATGATTCGATGCATACACCGAACGAGAAATAGACTCTATGCAGAACCCTGTAAGATGGGGACTCCGGCAAAAACATGTCCTGGATGTTCACATATGTTCCTGGATTCCTCGCTGCAGCGTACGCAGCATACGAACAACGGCGTCGTATGCGTCTCGAAACGAACCAAACCTCATCTCCATCGCCCTCTCGCTTAGCCCTCCAAGCCTTGCCATAAGAAATGGTGTAAAAATGATGCTTCTTAACATTCTTCCGTATGGCGTTTACTCTCATGGCTTGCCCTTCCACTATTTCGGTGTACAGACAGCCGGGCTATGAGATTAGACGACAGAGTTGCAATGATCATTGAGGATACTTACAAGTTCACAACTGTGCGGCACAAAGTCGCTCACACGCCATATTGTGTCATACTTAGGAACATACCCATGCACCCTTCCGGGACAATTGATGTCCACACATTCCATCGTCAGGTATTTTCCAGATGACACGGTTGTTCTCAGCTCCCTACGGCTCGCCATTGCCCACTTAATTATTGCATCCCGCATATGTCGCTTCGACGGAAACATGGCCCCTACGGCGAGATTGTTCGGTGATACTCGTTATcaatggcttaacaaatgcggaataaaactagcgtttaatctACCAAGTACAAATCCtgtataactagggttcacctatgtgcaccaaaaacttatgctaagcaatacaagtaactatgttataacaagatatataacttTAAGCACAAAGGCTAtcataaagtaaagtgcataagtaaagagttcGGGTATAGGAATAGCAGGAgtaacgatgtatcccgaagttcacactcttgcgagtgctactctccgttggagcggtgtggaggaaaaGTCAAtccaaacgccacgaaggcctcaccgtattctcctcaagaatttccaccaaaagggatgtcctcgatccactatggaaccttagggtggtcaccgaacccgcacaaaacttggggctatctccacaacttaattggaggctcccaataaatcacCACAAAGGCTTTGCCCttcaagaatctccacaacttaattggagtccccaataacaccacaaagaccactaagccatctagggtccaaagacccaagaggaacaagctccgtaAAATATGAGCACACACTCACACATATCACcacggagaagtcaaaccgatgcaccaaatgcaatggcaagagcaccacaaagatgcccaaatctttctctctcgaattCCAACAGAGCTAAAAAACCTATTGGGGTAATAAGagaagaagaacaaataagaagaggaacaccaaatttctctccaagatctagatctagtgattccctcacaaagagggggatttgattggtgcaaatgtagatctagatctcctctctcttttcctcaaNNNNNNNNNNNNNNNNNNNNNNNNNNNNNNNNNNNNNNNNNNNNNNNNNNNNNNNNNNNNNNNNNNNNNNNNNNNNNNNNNNNNNNNNNNNNNNNNNNNNTCAACGATACTCCCGCTAGAATCAAGGCCATCATTGATTGTCATTGCGGACGAAAAGTTGTGATTCCATCTATCAGGAATAGGCACCTCCTCCCCATCGATCGGACTCATcgaatcatcatcatcggcttCACCTTACGTATCTTCCTCTTCCATCCGATTCTGCTCGTATCCATTTTCttcgtcaccatcaacctcaCCGTCTTCTCCCGTGTAACCATCACCCGGCCACTATAAACATCTTCCGCATGGCTGCTATGTTCGGGCTcgtaaccaccgccaccgccggagtGCTTGACTCGCTTCGGCCTGAttcgtaaccacctcctccactCGTAACCGCCTTCGGAGGCGCTACCTCCTTCGCCACCGGAAGAACTAATGCCACAGGGTTAGTTCCTCTCCTTTCAGATCCTTTTAACCAGCTCACCCACTTAGAGGTATCATCTACGAGGCCTCAAATACCACACAATGTTTGCTACCGACTTAgtccacaatgcatgcacacccacCGTGTGCACTTCGGGATTAAGCCCGAAACATTCCGTCAGCCGAGTCCTTCACCCGCTCAATTGTCCATGTTCTAGGAGCAGTCATATTCATCTCTACGATTTGAACTCACTCGGATTAACTCCCATTTCATCTGATCGGACACTACCCATACCATAATAAAATACTATCTTCACTACATCTGTCATCTTTGCTCACCTAAAAAAAATTCCGTCTGCGTCAACTACTAATACCAGCCCACATAAATACACTAGCACTAAAACCAGCCTACATTAACCTACACAGTTAACACTAATATGGaaagattagggtttacccttgtagCGTGAGCAGCCTCTCCAACAGCGAGCAAGACGAACAGCACGCGGCAGATCAGCACCACCACCAATCCACAGCAGCAGCTCAGCCCCTTACACCACCATCAACCTCCACcacttcatcaccattgctgCTAAACAGCACCACCAAACGCCTCCAAACCCTAACCCATATGTAGATCGGGCTTCCCTCAACTAATACCAGCAAAATGGTGAAGTTTTATTGGCTAAATCAGTGGGGATCTGAGAAAACCGAAGTTTTTGGAGCTCTTCTCGTGTGTAGCCGACGAACagccagaggaagaagaaaagaggaaggaAAAAGAAAGAGAACGGCGTCGTGGGAGCGTCTGCGGGCCGGCAGAAAATGCCATGCACGGTCGGCCCACAGTCGACCGATCGGTCGGCTGCTGACCGATAAGGTCTCGCGCCTGGCCCCGCCTGCGACGCATGCTGCAGTCGGCCGGTAGTTGGCCGATCGGCCCCCAGCTGTCCGATCGGTCGGCAGCTGACCGACCAGATCACacttttcaaattttttgaaaacgCGCGCTATTCCTGCACttaaataaaaaattcgtattatttaaaaaaaattcgccaTAAAATAAACCTTCCTTTAAATTTTTTATCTGCAGGATTGTCTGCACAATTATTGGAATGGAGAAGGGAAGATAAAGGCGGAGTTGCAGTCATGATGTCCTTGAGCGAATGTATAACCATTAGTTCCTGATCCATTATTTTCTTCTCATGGCTACCTGCATATGTCAGGGCCGCATGCCCATTTGTGtgtgtttcttttcttgttttttcctTTTGGTATTTCACCATTTCAGGTTTGGGTATTGTGTTTGTTATCTTGTGCAAGCGCTGCCGGTGGCTTCCACTTGAATTCGGTGCTGAAAATTGATGTTCACCAGTTCAGATTTCTGAACACCTTGTTTCCAAGAAAACAGAATTTCAAATGATTGGAAATGACATTGCATTTTGTTTTTCTTCTTATGTTGTGGTCCATCCTGTGCTGTGCTTGTGCTCGTCTCGCGCGCGCCGAACCACTTCTCCTCGCAGGCATATATGCCCACCCTCTCCCTCCTTCGCTTTCCTCACCCACCTCGCTCGCTCCCtctctcctcatcctcctccctgCACCCGACCCAGCAAGGCAGCAACCCAGCAACAAGCGTACTGCCAAGCTTAGCCTTGCTCATTGCTCGGAAGTACACACACACTCCATGGCCGcctgctccttcttcttcttcgacgccgAGCCGATCAGCGAGCCCGCCATGCCCGCGCAGGACGCGTGCGCGCTCTGCACCAAGCAGCTCGCCCGGGACAGCGACGTCTTCATGTACAGAGGGGACACGCCCTTCTGCAGCGAAGATTGCCGCCACGAGCAGATGCGGCTCGACGCCAGGCAAGCGGCCAAGGCGGCCGCCCGGAGGCAGAAGCACTTCTCGTCGGCGACTACGGTGTCCGGGCGTGTGCACCGGGAGTCCCGGGAGGTGCCGGTCGCGAGCTAACCGGCGAAGTTGGGTACCGAACTTGCTCAACGACTGAAGAATATGTTTTGAGCCAGAGAGATCTGCACGCGGGGAGCGGCTTGCTGATTGAGCAGCGGGACATCAAGGAATGAACCTGCCTTGGCTGAAGAAGCAGCCAAACAGAGATTCATCATGCTGCAGAGGAGGGGCTGGATTGGATCTGAACAACACAATCAGAGCAGAATGATCACATCGCACGGTAGAACTTTAGTGTGCGACTCTTTTTGGGGTTCCTGTCGTGTCCTGTTACTTCTGAATGACAGCCATTTTGCACCAGAACACTCGCTCTGTCAACTTTTCAATCAAATCGATGTACTCTAGGTTCATAAGATGTTTTAGACTCCTGTAGTAGATTCATCTATTTTAATATGTATCTAGTttatttttagtgtgtagattacTTATTATGATGTGTATCTAGTTGAGTTTAAACTATCTAAAATGTCTTAAATTTCTAAACAGATGGAGTAGAACATAGTGATATGCTCGAAATCACTGTGTGTCCTCTAGTGACCGGACAGAAACTTGCGGGATTTATAGCGTTCCTTGCGCTAATGCAAGTGTTTTCTCCCGATGAAAGGCGCTTCCGATACTCATTGTGTTTGTATCCGATTGATGATTCATTATTCTTATCGGATACAAACACAATAATTAATGATTAGGGATCCGGCCACCCCGGAATGCACACAATCAACACACACAAAGCATTACACCATCACATAGGCGccaagaaagaaaaaggaaaaaagccaAACCCATCGACGAAATGCAACAACGACAATATCATGAAAACAGAGTGACTAAAATATGGATCCAGGGTAAAAAAGAAAACTTAAACTTCTGATGAGTTTTAGGTACTATTTTAATTTTCTATTTTAAAGAGCTCTAGAAAGGTTTAAgtttttattgaagaagataaataAAATTTCAACAGTTTGCTCGGTGCAAAACCAAATGTATATTTTGTTTCACTTGTTTTCCTACTGCTTCTCAAAAGCACTCGACAAAGTTGATCATGCCATCAACCACGTCTAGGATGGTTGGGGAGTGTTTTACCGCTGCACTCGGCATATTCGCATGTTTACGAGTTATTAACACACTCGCAAAATTGGCCGGTTCGTGTGGTGAGCGTGCCGATGAGATTTTCCAATCAGGCAATTAACGTAGGTTCAGGTAGTATCAGTCGACAGCCAAATAAAAAGGCAAAGTAAGTGGAAACAATCGGCTGTGAGCATTTCATGTGTGCCTTTTGGTGTACGCAGGACGTGTGACTAGTCATCGCCGAGTCACCGATCGAAAATTGTGGGAGCCAGCCAGCAGTCCAATACAAGTTAGCTTGGCTGGAAGATGTGGACGTGCAACAGAAGATGTGCTCGATCACCACCAGGCAGGCGGTGACTCACAGCATATGCAGCACGTCGTTGACGTCGTATCGAAGCCGTCCATGCCCAGCAAAGCCCAACCACTTTATTAGTACTACTCCCCACTCTGCAATCACAGCACCAATGACTCGGGTCGTCGCAGGAAAGCGTGCGACATTTTTCCACCGTGCACGTCATAGTATTTGGTGTCTGTCTgatatttgtctaaatttagacctAGACACTATTTCGTGTCTAAATACATTCAAATACCAAACAACAAACTCGCCATTTCCATTTCTAACCAAGCCTGCCCCTAGACCTAGACCATCGGTAAGTCCCCACAGAGAGGCCATGTTGCAGTGAAAGAAGTCGATGAACGACCGTGTGGTCAGGTCCTCGCAGTCCAAGCCTCAACGCAATCGCCAATACATTGTCGTGGACGTGGCGTGATCACTCTAGCGAACAAGGACGCCGAGAGGGTggaacgacgtccacctcccctccGGTTGGCACCTACGTGCGAGGGTGACTGTCTTGCAAGTGTCGGTAATGCCGCATGAAGGATGGACATGACGTGACGAGATCAGACACCTTGGGGAGATCCTGCCACCAGATCTACGTGCAGACCCCGCCTACGCTCTCAACTCCACTTGGTCGGACACAGTCGGGCTTCGGGAGTGTGTCTTGCAACATCGCGCTAGCTTCCACACTGCGATGAGTGGGATAACGATGAAGCCCTGTCTGCGGACGTGAAGAGGGGAGGAGAAGCCGATCGTGGGCGGCGATGACATCTCGAGTAAGGAGTCGAGGGATGACACCGTGGATTACCTCGGCCTGCTCGTGTGGGACCACGAGCAGCTAGCGGCCTTGAAGAAGGAGGGCGAACTGCCCCTCCATCCACCAAAACTGGACTATTACGATGTTCTCCGGCTATCCATTGCTGCCATGTAGCTCGAGGACATGGCCGGTTGGTAGGGCCTTGCCGTGCAGCTGCGGTAGCCCGCGCTTCCGCAGGGACGCCCTGCCATGCCCCTGAGACACCACGACGCCTGCCAACACCTCTAGCACCATCTCCATAGACTGAGGCATGGCCTACGCCGACACATCCCCCACCGACCCCTCCAGGTTCAATAGCTCTGACGACTCTGATGGTTATGTGGCCCGCGCGGAGTACGTCGACCTGGCTGCCAAGAACGACGAGGAGTAAGCGGTCTGGCCGGTGCAAACCATAGatgaggttctaccttttattttttataatttttCTTTACACTATGTAAAATGACTttttaatatatcaaattttataGGAAAAAATTGGGTTTAACCGTTGGGTCGTTGCCGACGCAAATGGATAAGGGGAGGATAGCGTGATTTTTGTTCGTGAGCCAaaccaagcgaactaaagcatacATAATTTATGTTAAAAATGCTTGGAGCAGAGTGTCAGAGTAGCAACTACTTCTTGCGCGGATAATTTACTTGCAGACTCCCATGATTACGTGCAATGCTTGGTATGCCACATAAATAAATTAACTGGAGGCACATCTCGAGAAAGTTTTGCCTCCTGGAGAGAAGCATGCCTGCGTGACGCTAGTGCCAGATGCCATTTGCCCCTAGCATATTCGTGCAAACGGAGGTCAGCCggcctcgaaaccaaaaacaaaaccATGGTTGGAATCTTGAGGCGTGCAGGTGTGCGAGATTGCAGCGTGCAAGGTGCAGCCCCTTGCACCAAAACGTGCAC includes these proteins:
- the LOC124669858 gene encoding FCS-Like Zinc finger 2-like — protein: MAACSFFFFDAEPISEPAMPAQDACALCTKQLARDSDVFMYRGDTPFCSEDCRHEQMRLDARQAAKAAARRQKHFSSATTVSGRVHRESREVPVAS